A DNA window from Gemmatimonadaceae bacterium contains the following coding sequences:
- a CDS encoding asparagine synthase-related protein, which translates to MLGFAAVVDLDGAPLTADAAVPLASALAIDGTVTVPFRAEGLCGAHLAHPAPLDFDRALPCVGARGAVLFGALRLDAQGDLRRALRTAGTEPPPGAADAELAMAAWELWGERCAERLIGDFAFGIWEPASRRLTMFRDHHGNRQCYWGRDGSRLVLASSIEGVRAHAPLATAWREEAMAAFLRVGYVEDVTGTVWRDVHRVPPAHVATFSGRGDPRLRRCWEYPVPEPLRYRDGGQYVEGFLAVLGEAVRDRLRAPTAGIQLSGGLDSPMLAAMVRAVAPQLPLFAQTVSFPRLVPCDDDQLAPMVARQLGLAHDTLLGDDELPLAWLDDAAPYAPEPLDEPDLGVVRRSHAALARHAPVMFIGEDGDTLMRPPTLASQVRERGLAEVATAWWAYWRATGARPWIGLEWRARMRRALGRIPDRTPWLLAGARAPQSAVALVSHPVRAPSVRLLSSPLWDNVYQATAPSYTRAATLPTLPLVDPRVIAFVFAIPAVPWGEHKTLFREAMRGRLPEAIRTRPKTPLRGYYEARVAQWRAAGGAVVKLSPRVAPWVDRARAESILRDGAPNLAVEAWRVILLDRWMARMEGARA; encoded by the coding sequence ATGCTCGGCTTCGCTGCGGTCGTGGACCTCGATGGCGCGCCGCTCACCGCCGACGCGGCCGTGCCGCTCGCCTCAGCACTGGCGATTGACGGCACCGTCACCGTGCCGTTTCGCGCGGAGGGATTGTGCGGCGCGCATCTCGCGCACCCGGCGCCGCTGGATTTCGATCGCGCCCTGCCATGCGTGGGGGCGCGCGGCGCGGTTCTTTTTGGCGCGCTGCGGCTCGATGCGCAGGGCGACCTGCGCCGCGCCCTGCGGACGGCCGGGACCGAGCCGCCTCCCGGGGCCGCCGACGCGGAACTCGCGATGGCGGCCTGGGAGCTATGGGGTGAGCGCTGCGCCGAGCGCCTGATCGGCGACTTCGCCTTTGGGATCTGGGAACCGGCCTCGCGGCGCCTGACCATGTTCCGCGATCATCACGGCAACCGGCAGTGCTACTGGGGACGCGACGGTTCGAGGCTCGTGCTGGCCTCGTCCATCGAGGGCGTGCGCGCGCACGCGCCGCTGGCCACCGCCTGGCGCGAGGAGGCGATGGCTGCCTTTCTCCGGGTCGGCTACGTCGAGGACGTGACGGGGACGGTCTGGCGTGACGTGCATCGCGTGCCGCCGGCGCATGTCGCGACCTTCTCCGGTCGGGGCGATCCGCGACTGCGGCGCTGCTGGGAATACCCGGTTCCCGAGCCGCTTCGTTACCGTGATGGTGGACAGTACGTCGAGGGATTCCTGGCTGTCCTGGGCGAGGCCGTGCGCGACCGCCTGCGCGCACCGACGGCCGGCATCCAGCTGAGCGGGGGGCTCGACAGCCCGATGCTTGCCGCGATGGTGCGGGCGGTCGCACCGCAGCTCCCGCTCTTTGCGCAAACGGTCAGCTTCCCGCGGCTGGTGCCCTGCGACGACGATCAGCTGGCGCCTATGGTGGCCCGCCAGCTGGGCCTGGCGCACGACACACTCCTGGGCGACGACGAACTGCCGTTGGCCTGGCTGGATGATGCGGCGCCGTATGCGCCGGAGCCGCTCGACGAACCCGACCTCGGCGTCGTTCGGCGAAGCCATGCGGCGCTCGCGCGTCACGCGCCGGTCATGTTCATCGGCGAGGACGGCGACACCCTGATGCGTCCACCGACGCTTGCGTCACAGGTCCGCGAACGGGGCCTCGCGGAAGTTGCGACGGCATGGTGGGCGTATTGGCGCGCCACGGGCGCGCGGCCATGGATTGGCCTCGAGTGGCGGGCACGGATGCGGCGCGCGTTGGGACGAATTCCCGATCGGACGCCGTGGCTGCTCGCGGGGGCCCGGGCGCCGCAGTCCGCGGTCGCGCTCGTGTCGCATCCGGTGCGCGCACCTTCGGTGCGACTGCTGTCGTCGCCGTTGTGGGACAACGTGTATCAGGCCACCGCGCCATCGTACACGCGCGCGGCGACGCTGCCGACGCTTCCCCTCGTCGATCCGCGCGTCATCGCGTTCGTCTTTGCGATCCCGGCGGTGCCGTGGGGGGAGCACAAGACGCTCTTTCGCGAGGCGATGCGTGGACGGCTGCCCGAGGCGATCCGCACGCGGCCCAAGACACCGCTCCGCGGCTACTACGAGGCGCGGGTCGCGCAATGGCGCGCCGCGGGCGGCGCCGTCGTGAAGCTCTCGCCGCGTGTGGCGCCTTGGGTGGATCGGGCGCGCGCCGAATCGATCTTGCGGGATGGCGCCCCGAACCTGGCAGTCGAGGCGTGGCGCGTGATTCTCCTCGACCGCTGGATGGCGCGGATGGAGGGTGCGCGTGCCTGA
- a CDS encoding lasso peptide biosynthesis B2 protein yields MLLPRRLRNFARLSPRERALAVRALGLLAVIRVLLLVRAFPRVRRFTEWLAGEQALREDAAYAVEVRRAVARAAAMVPDARCLAQALTAEVLLRRAGCTARTTIGVARDGRPLEAHAWVESAGVIVSGAATDLDRYQRLAVFGDPGATGERGD; encoded by the coding sequence GTGCTCCTGCCGCGCCGGCTTCGTAACTTCGCGCGCCTTTCGCCGCGCGAACGCGCCCTGGCCGTGCGCGCCCTCGGCCTGCTGGCCGTCATTCGGGTGCTGCTGCTCGTCCGCGCCTTTCCGCGCGTGAGACGGTTCACCGAATGGCTCGCGGGTGAGCAGGCGCTGCGCGAGGACGCCGCCTACGCCGTCGAAGTGCGCCGCGCCGTGGCGCGTGCGGCGGCGATGGTCCCAGACGCGCGCTGTCTGGCGCAGGCGCTCACGGCCGAGGTGCTCCTGCGCCGCGCGGGATGCACGGCTCGCACCACGATTGGAGTGGCCCGCGACGGACGGCCGCTGGAGGCGCACGCCTGGGTGGAGAGCGCCGGCGTCATCGTCAGCGGCGCCGCTACCGATCTGGATCGGTATCAGCGACTCGCGGTCTTCGGCGATCCCGGCGCGACCGGCGAGCGCGGCGACTGA
- a CDS encoding PqqD family peptide modification chaperone — protein MSITSGLTVADAVVASRDQVSADVAGEAVILGMRDGVYYGVDRVAARIWTLVQRPVVIHEVVQAICDEYDVEPAECAADVLAFVELLLAKGLVVRAPAAPAS, from the coding sequence GTGTCCATCACGTCTGGGTTGACCGTCGCCGATGCGGTCGTGGCGTCGCGCGATCAAGTGTCGGCCGACGTCGCCGGTGAGGCCGTGATCCTCGGCATGCGAGACGGCGTCTACTACGGTGTGGACCGCGTGGCGGCCCGCATCTGGACGCTGGTGCAGCGTCCGGTCGTGATTCATGAGGTCGTTCAGGCGATCTGCGATGAGTACGACGTCGAGCCCGCCGAGTGCGCGGCCGATGTGCTGGCCTTCGTCGAGCTGCTGCTGGCCAAGGGTCTGGTGGTGCGTGCTCCTGCCGCGCCGGCTTCGTAA
- a CDS encoding lasso RiPP family leader peptide-containing protein, with amino-acid sequence MDRSNEQQCLPEKQEYAAPTLREYGTVAAVTATRSKAGTLKDGGPNNIKS; translated from the coding sequence ATGGACCGGTCAAACGAGCAACAGTGCCTGCCCGAGAAGCAGGAGTACGCGGCTCCGACCCTTCGCGAGTACGGGACGGTCGCGGCCGTGACGGCCACGCGTTCCAAGGCCGGCACGCTCAAGGACGGCGGGCCGAACAACATCAAGTCCTGA
- a CDS encoding class I SAM-dependent methyltransferase yields MYTVSQFLAMVNDRARTDAMDAAIRRVVRPGDRVLDLGCGFGYWSVIACQAGAAHVDAVDINPAVTLVPQVAKANGCEARIAWYHADGARVALPAPPDVLISDLRGTLPISGDHLPVFMAVRDRQLRPGARLVWERDTLWVAPSEVSTTYRRDVLQSHAADRCDITPILSHVASVPYRTSVERGQLLGAGVQWAAIDYATVGSPDFETRVEISVARDGLFEALTLWFDAELQPGIGFSNAPGTSVEMYRNLLLPLAKPFHVKAGQRMQVELRARHVPGGYVWQWRGETLDGTTVFDHHSLAETVMHPTLLPPPVASPLPTLGVRSEALAWLLTQLGRSTTVAAAAGEARRRWPALFTSESEAERWVQASFQQAKRWDRGVE; encoded by the coding sequence ATGTACACCGTCTCCCAGTTCCTCGCGATGGTGAACGACCGCGCGCGGACCGATGCCATGGACGCCGCCATCCGGCGGGTGGTCCGTCCCGGAGACCGCGTACTCGACCTCGGATGCGGCTTCGGCTACTGGTCGGTGATCGCCTGCCAGGCGGGCGCGGCGCACGTGGACGCCGTGGACATCAATCCGGCCGTAACCCTCGTCCCGCAGGTCGCAAAGGCCAACGGGTGCGAGGCGCGCATCGCCTGGTATCACGCCGACGGCGCGCGGGTGGCCCTGCCCGCGCCGCCGGACGTTCTCATCAGCGATCTGCGGGGGACGCTCCCCATCTCCGGTGATCACCTTCCCGTCTTCATGGCGGTGCGCGACCGCCAACTGCGCCCCGGTGCGCGCCTGGTCTGGGAACGCGACACGCTCTGGGTGGCGCCTTCGGAGGTGTCGACAACGTACCGCCGGGACGTGCTGCAGTCACATGCCGCCGATCGTTGCGATATCACGCCTATTCTTTCGCACGTGGCCTCGGTGCCGTATCGCACCAGCGTGGAGAGGGGACAGCTGCTCGGGGCGGGCGTGCAGTGGGCCGCCATCGACTATGCCACCGTCGGTTCCCCCGACTTCGAGACACGCGTGGAGATCTCCGTCGCGCGTGACGGACTGTTCGAGGCGTTGACGCTCTGGTTCGACGCCGAATTGCAGCCGGGCATCGGTTTCTCCAACGCGCCGGGCACGAGCGTCGAGATGTACCGCAACCTGCTCCTTCCGCTGGCGAAACCCTTCCATGTGAAGGCGGGCCAGCGGATGCAGGTGGAGCTTCGCGCGCGGCACGTGCCGGGCGGCTACGTCTGGCAGTGGCGCGGCGAGACCCTGGATGGCACGACCGTGTTCGACCACCACTCGCTGGCAGAGACGGTCATGCATCCGACGCTGCTGCCGCCGCCCGTGGCGTCGCCGCTGCCGACGCTCGGCGTGCGGTCGGAGGCGCTCGCGTGGCTCTTGACGCAGCTCGGTCGCTCCACGACCGTGGCCGCCGCGGCCGGCGAGGCTCGCCGTCGTTGGCCAGCGCTCTTCACCAGCGAGAGTGAGGCGGAACGCTGGGTCCAGGCATCATTTCAGCAGGCGAAGCGATGGGATCGCGGGGTCGAGTAG